In one Drosophila pseudoobscura strain MV-25-SWS-2005 chromosome X, UCI_Dpse_MV25, whole genome shotgun sequence genomic region, the following are encoded:
- the LOC6901262 gene encoding uncharacterized protein produces the protein MVNPHYKKWNKRKSMDPGKKNKQKPTQEKVNNKSEDAASDAVGSGVRKSDEDFVDFYEGVALGPPQQQMLCKAVPEDVLGDYEQMFGTIGNVTKEIVDFGKYEVYAMLYPTLAIGYLQMVWSGKYERAILALPPAWSTSWP, from the exons ATGGTCAATCCGCATTATAAAAAATGGAACAAAAGAAAGAGCATGGACCCCGGGAAAAAGAAT aagcagaagccgaCACAGGAAAAAGTGAACAACAAGTCTGAAGACGCAGCCTCGGATGCCGTAGGCTCCGGCGTGCGTAAATCGGACGAGGATTTCGTCGATTTTTACGAGGGCGTTGCGCTCGGACCGCCCCAGCAACAGATGCTCTGCAAAGCCGTACCAGAGGATGTGCTCGGGGACTATGAGCAGATGTTCGGGACGATCGGGAATGTCACTAAGGAAATAGTTGACTTCGGCAAGTACGAAGTATACGCGATGCTGTATCCCACTCTGGCCATTGGCTACCTGCAAATGGTGTGGAGCGGTAAGTATGAGAGGGCCATACTTGCACTGCCTCCGGCATGGTCCACATCGTGGCCGTGA